The Euphorbia lathyris chromosome 2, ddEupLath1.1, whole genome shotgun sequence genome includes a window with the following:
- the LOC136217061 gene encoding putative UDP-rhamnose:rhamnosyltransferase 1, with amino-acid sequence MAQMGKEVHVVMLPWSAFGHLLPFFQLSISLAKSGIHVSFISTPKNIQRLPPIPSNLQSLFQFVHFPLPILQDEPLPEGAEATVDLPGPKIDYLKIAYDLLQHPLNKFLAEQKPNWIIADVIPHWIPEIAQQNQVQFLLFSVFSASSFLFLAYPESLVVGTENQKKLRPSWESMTSKPEWIDFPSSLAYTKKEAIDVFQWIYSMNASGISDGERVFKVLNSCQALIFRSCTEIEGEYLKTWEKVLGKPVIPAGLLPPEKPKLSTDEIKEDDDSWSQVFKWLDQQNPKSVVFVGFGSEFKLSKDQVFEIAYGLELSGLPFLWALRKPNWAKDDLDSLPQGFSDRTCGKGIVRFGWAPQMEILGHLSIGGTLFHSGWGSIIEMLQFGHCLVLLPFIIDQPLNARFLVEKGLGVEVERNEEDGSFSRDGISKALRLAMVSDEGKMLRARASEVAEIFGDQKLHQDYYIARLVQFLKTTE; translated from the coding sequence ATGGCACAAATGGGTAAAGAAGTTCATGTAGTGATGCTTCCATGGTCTGCCTTTGGCCATTTGCTTCCATTCTTTCAACTCTCCATATCTTTAGCCAAATCAGGAATCCATGTCTCTTTCATCTCAACTCCCAAAAACATCCAAAGACTCCCTCCAATTCCTTCAAATTTACAATCTTTATTCCAATTCGTACACTTTCCTCTCCCAATTTTACAAGATGAACCCCTTCCAGAAGGCGCAGAGGCCACTGTCGATCTTCCTGGTCCCAAAATTGACTACTTGAAGATCGCATATGATCTCCTCCAACACCCCTTGAACAAATTCCTTGCCGAACAAAAGCCCAATTGGATTATAGCTGACGTGATTCCTCACTGGATACCTGAGATTGCACAACAAAACCAAGTTCAATTTCtccttttttctgttttttctgcttcttcctttcttttcctTGCCTACCCAGAAAGTTTGGTGGTCGGAACTGAAAATCAGAAGAAACTCCGGCCGTCGTGGGAAAGTATGACTTCAAAGCCGGAGTGGATTGATTTCCCTTCTTCTTTAGCTTACACAAAAAAAGAAGCTATTGATGTTTTTCAATGGATTTACAGCATGAATGCTTCCGGTATTTCAGACGGAGAAAGAGTATTCAAAGTGTTAAATTCATGTCAAGCTTTGATCTTCCGTAGCTGCACAGAGATAGAAGGGGAGTATTTGAAAACATGGGAGAAAGTATTAGGAAAACCTGTGATTCCAGCCGGTTTGTTACCGCCGGAGAAACCAAAATTGTCAACAGATGAAATCAAGGAGGATGATGATTCATGGAGTCAAGTGTTTAAATGGCTAGATCAGCAGAATCCCAAATCAGTTGTTTTTGTAGGATTTGGTAGTGAATTTAAGCTGAGTAAAGATCAAGTCTTTGAGATTGCTTATGGATTAGAGCTATCTGGGTTACCATTTTTATGGGCGTTAAGGAAACCCAATTGGGCAAAAGACGATCTTGACTCGTTGCCTCAAGGATTTAGCGATCGGACATGTGGGAAAGGGATTGTGAGGTTCGGATGGGCACCGCAGATGGAGATTTTGGGGCATTTATCAATTGGGGGAACTTTATTTCATTCAGGATGGGGTTCTATAATTGAAATGTTGCAATTTGGACATTGTCTTGTTTTGTTACCATTTATAATTGATCAGCCATTGAATGCTAGGTTTTTGGTTGAAAAAGGTTTGGGAGTGGAAGTTGaaagaaatgaagaagatgGGTCCTTTTCTAGAGATGGCATTTCTAAAGCTTTAAGGTTGGCAATGGTGTCTGATGAAGGGAAGATGTTGAGGGCACGAGCAAGTGAAGTTGCAGAAATATTTGGAGATCAGAAATTGCATCAGGATTACTATATTGCTAGACTTGTTCAATTTCTGAAAACAACCGAATAA